One region of Gilliamella sp. ESL0405 genomic DNA includes:
- a CDS encoding hemagglutinin repeat-containing protein produces MNKHLYRVIFNKKRGIQMVVADIAKTPNGHEKANKEDKQSLFKSCLFALQPISLFVSISLGFVSIISPAYGNNIVVDNQANKNQQPQVISAANGVTQINIQTPNNKGLSHNKYTQFDVSQQGVILNNSSKINQTQIGGYVQGNENLKTTGPAKIILNEVNSRNPSQLNGVIEVAGQKAQVIIANPSGITCHGCGFINANRGTLTTGTPTIDNGELTGYRVEQGHINVTGKGLDGSTQSYTDLIARSVSINAAVWANEANVITGKNQVSRDTKNVTALDGTHTEDKPEVSIDVSQFGGMYAGQINMIGTEKGVGVHNAGELGASSDNIVIRADGKIINTGTLQAQKDITLNSQQDITNRRQIYSKQNIKLNSQNAITNEGAIIAQHDITLNAQKIDSTEASRVAAGINEQGKLIHNKGNISGTANDINFNGKNSAGQTLSLNAKNNLNLNNSQTYANKLHLTGEENISLNSAKIQTEQQLQLSNNQQIDIDNATVQAKQGIEIQTNKLTADHSQLLAQESITLKADQIKAQAADLNTNSTIDIQANDVQMQSGNLSAKGEISLSANNAIMDNLQAVTEQSLAITAQTLSTQEANIQAGQDIYVEANTIENASSFIRSNGPINYYFNRLNNQGATLVSGREISLTGDNLFNEKGKLQGTGNIHISAYQLFNNQFGTILSDKSIMVYSEKINNDNAKLVANNGLLLSTRQLSTNNSYLYGNTNITLDAEKQLSAKGATLYSEGIIALDSEQIDLTDASVSAKDDINVSGQQQNLTKSEFLSNGQINLDATTIEADDAVIRAAKDLSIKALKLASFNRGQLYANQQLNLTAAQANTHHSTLYAINGMTINTTELNNQDGKWISGGHVAIFAKYFNNQYTNIQAEKDLTIDSEQLDNREATLISFKNLAINTQDLDNTKARIQASKISINANNIINSAARFLGVQSITLKSNQLDNQKAQLSSHGIINLTSDVMDNRSSVIQAKQGIEIKSKQLSSDLAQYVSEGDFTINSENASLNQASLGSKGNMQINTQHVLALQNAQLVAEKNMQIRAEQINTTESEIGAQGNIDVDASTLINNQAKWQAKQNININANQFDNSGAQLVSDQSITIHSQQLNNDQAALSAKDNMTIEAQTVENAEAKLFSGQSITVDSTKLNNQDAVFKADNAITINNQAFNNANATLVANAAIKIATKALNNANATLQSQTEIAVKADQFDNQSALLLSGKNGTNIESQTLNNQQAKILTQGDLTIKADDIANQNAKLVADKAISIQTNQINNQQADLQAKGNIDINAETLDNESANVVSENTITFDVANGINNRFAELTASGAIKLASLNGHIENQHAKLLSNNGISLQAINIDNQSASFKTNGLVDIKAQQINNRQSHYVAENILLESNALNNQLASLTANNKIIIDAKDFDNDQGYLLSDNLLLKTKSFRGNGTIKTKNDLSLELEDSFVNDSEITANGHLSISSEHDIINKNKITAGKQVSLKSQQLINEQQAEISADYLALNHQNATNYGLINGTTAIIDSNTLNNLQTGRIYADNLAINAITLNNRAQNGTAPVIAARQNFHLGVNTLNNYAHAQLLSLGDFIIGGELDEHYNVKGQAELIENHSATIESHGNLLINAKVINNINDHIVTEMRQSDEPPEHELYFQTAEGDGQTKYLPEDVLFRIWNIDLYFEGIKGLEGFYCDKKGGRCYYRWNDIPDYIKHNRESILQRFSAKSKGVHAIVNSWEYDIYKQKYHTVLLETDPSKITATGNITIQGQTLNNHDSKIIAGKNVNINVDQLNNISQEAVTKYVYSGKYYHRTHKHKDDYRCYERDFTKADEVVIDNALNTNILDHQIFEQAQLNDTARQPTTVENTHQHVDINQPVQDSAKQHEKQIDNPHFGHDNTTAVNATIDKQEVITSANTPVDNNIDDHLNQQSQQADHADLATADKDITPPKTISIYEPNLTLPDNSLWIVNKDTDKNYIIETDPNFTQRKKWLSSDYMLSRLKADPDSVLKRLGDGYYEQQLIKEQIVGLTGHRYLQGYENDLAQYQALMDAGISFANQYGIAPGVELSAEQMKALTTDMVLLVKKQVVINNQAIDVLVPQVYIVNRTELSHDGALIAGDNVFIKGQALNSSGLINAKKDIQLSGNNVTNSGTVFGERVAIDAKNDITNYGKLVGDKLVYLSADNDINLLSSTRTQIRGNNVTTNIDQASIIQVNNGNIVIDAGHDIHAKAGWIINNAETGNTSLHAGHDIRFTAAEIEEKLDLGGGKHYRKSHEHNVVGSEISAANNVTLSAGHDIDAKTVDIAAGKQLGLYADNDIAIGTSSERFELDEFHKSSSKGFLNKTTTTTQTQIDNTTEKGSQLYGDSVTIAAGNNLSVTGSQVVGTHDVNLKAGNNIDIDAAEESYYRKQETKTKKSGLMSSGGIGVTIGHEKENLKQTDSEQAYLGSTVGSTEGNVSIQAGKDITVKGSDIIAKQDVNLTGENVAIEALDAKTTYNEQYTYEKSGLTIALTGTAADMYEAAKAVERAKEKGNDKLLALQSIKSALTALEAIEDLQLQNQQGQKQASIGVSVMVGTQRTEREVNQEQHNVISSGVSAGQNIHITATGDANEQGGDITLKGSEVKAGNDINLTANRDVNVIGAVNTQHSDRDEKSYGGGVGIQLQFGGDESGLRFKANGNFSRERENADGSAWTESVIDAKNQLNIKTGHDVNVVGGQLKGDTVKMNVGNNLNIQSLQDTDNYDYEKISASVSGTAGYGGVSANGSLSATEMESKWASVTDQSGIFAGKGGYDITVGNNTDLKGAVIASKAEDTSKNKLDTGTISFSDIKNKADFKVTHVAISGGTAGPGAPTAFKDSDSDSSTTKSAVEKGELIIRNQDQQKQDINGLSRDTDSANNPLKQIFDKQKELDKIETVELIKDIAQQAKSVVKKYDRIEAQKEVDKNKDALIRAEAEKQYKHLSDEEKAKYASFEQYYSANEDSIYYALVDTQLKANKDKNLGTMGGNVSKGIDTAMAIVTGVITGDIAGSLAGASAPWIAEQIKLHTGHQDEKGNWVTDDIAGNLIAHAILGAVVAELQGGPSIAGGAGAVVGELAAKLIREQLYGKDVKDLTEAEKQNISALAQLAAGLAIAAGGGDTGAAGAAIAAGKNAVENNLLSNERGVEKLDKESKELYEKIKGIVGYDEVDKLQLQYIGCNDSECKNDAYNTYILKEQEAGQKLVDLYRSGELTKADYEQFVTWYTNSMLAGVEQGKVDNKYGHAFIDWDVYDASSMFWTPSGLIGNPYLDEIRTRILLDEWRANGLSDTEIQEKFLKDNVLGAFGSGPDISNIAYQIRNNELSLDDGLMLASAAAFGKFTDAASKGKSIEQTLKPVKSWEQARNNALNIVGDLGVDSKPVIGRLEISAGYGKTIGRQSNDGKIGWRVDFDPEKGTHINIWDYSQGKGPGKAIKQVIPFDGNEKTFETILKQLNR; encoded by the coding sequence ATGAATAAGCACCTATATCGAGTCATTTTTAATAAAAAACGCGGTATCCAAATGGTTGTCGCCGATATTGCTAAAACGCCTAATGGTCATGAAAAAGCCAATAAAGAAGATAAACAATCATTATTCAAATCCTGTTTATTTGCATTGCAACCGATAAGCTTATTCGTATCTATCTCGTTAGGCTTTGTATCTATCATCTCACCAGCCTATGGTAATAATATTGTTGTTGATAATCAGGCAAATAAAAATCAGCAACCGCAAGTGATCTCGGCGGCAAATGGTGTCACCCAAATTAATATACAAACGCCGAATAATAAAGGTCTTTCACACAATAAATACACCCAATTTGATGTCTCACAGCAAGGGGTAATTTTAAACAACAGCAGCAAAATCAATCAAACCCAGATTGGCGGTTATGTTCAAGGTAATGAAAACTTAAAAACAACCGGTCCGGCTAAAATTATCTTAAATGAAGTCAATTCACGTAATCCAAGCCAACTAAATGGCGTGATTGAAGTTGCCGGCCAAAAAGCGCAAGTGATTATCGCTAACCCTTCGGGTATTACCTGTCATGGCTGTGGCTTTATTAACGCTAATCGAGGCACCTTAACCACCGGTACCCCGACTATCGATAATGGTGAATTAACCGGTTACCGGGTTGAACAAGGACATATTAATGTCACCGGTAAAGGGCTCGATGGCTCAACGCAAAGCTATACCGATTTAATTGCCCGCTCAGTATCGATTAATGCTGCGGTATGGGCAAATGAAGCCAATGTTATCACCGGTAAAAATCAAGTCAGCCGTGATACCAAAAACGTTACTGCGTTAGACGGTACTCATACCGAAGATAAACCCGAAGTATCGATCGATGTTTCACAATTTGGCGGCATGTATGCCGGTCAAATCAACATGATTGGTACCGAAAAAGGCGTTGGGGTACACAATGCCGGCGAACTTGGCGCAAGCTCAGATAATATCGTGATTCGTGCAGACGGAAAAATTATTAATACCGGTACATTACAAGCGCAGAAAGATATCACCTTAAACAGTCAGCAAGATATCACTAATCGCCGTCAGATCTACAGTAAACAAAATATTAAATTAAATAGTCAAAATGCGATCACCAATGAAGGGGCAATCATCGCTCAACATGATATTACCTTAAATGCCCAAAAAATCGACAGCACTGAGGCAAGTCGAGTTGCCGCCGGCATTAATGAGCAAGGAAAACTGATCCATAATAAAGGTAATATTTCCGGCACCGCAAATGACATCAATTTCAACGGTAAAAACAGTGCCGGCCAGACACTATCGCTCAATGCCAAGAACAATCTGAATCTGAATAACAGTCAAACTTATGCCAATAAGCTGCATTTGACCGGTGAAGAGAATATTTCTCTCAATTCGGCAAAAATTCAGACAGAGCAACAATTACAGTTATCAAATAACCAACAAATCGATATTGATAACGCCACAGTGCAAGCTAAACAAGGGATTGAAATACAAACCAATAAGCTCACTGCCGACCATAGCCAACTGTTAGCGCAAGAGTCTATCACCTTAAAAGCAGATCAAATAAAAGCGCAAGCAGCAGACCTTAACACTAATAGTACCATTGATATCCAGGCCAATGATGTGCAGATGCAATCGGGTAACTTAAGTGCTAAAGGGGAAATTTCACTATCGGCAAATAACGCCATTATGGATAATTTACAGGCCGTTACTGAGCAATCATTAGCAATTACCGCACAAACGTTATCCACGCAAGAAGCCAATATACAAGCCGGGCAAGATATCTATGTTGAAGCCAATACCATCGAAAACGCTTCAAGCTTTATCCGATCGAATGGGCCGATTAATTACTACTTTAATCGCTTAAATAATCAAGGCGCCACCTTAGTCAGCGGCCGGGAAATCAGCCTGACCGGTGATAACCTGTTTAATGAAAAGGGTAAATTGCAAGGTACCGGCAACATTCACATTTCAGCTTATCAATTATTTAACAACCAATTTGGTACAATTTTATCAGATAAATCCATCATGGTTTATTCTGAAAAAATCAACAATGATAACGCTAAATTGGTCGCCAATAATGGCTTATTACTCTCTACCCGGCAGTTATCGACCAACAACAGTTATTTGTATGGGAATACTAACATAACATTAGATGCGGAAAAGCAATTGAGTGCCAAAGGCGCAACTCTTTATTCCGAAGGCATCATTGCATTAGACAGTGAGCAAATTGATTTAACCGATGCTTCTGTCAGTGCTAAGGACGATATTAACGTTAGCGGTCAGCAACAGAACTTAACCAAAAGTGAGTTTTTATCCAACGGTCAAATCAATTTGGACGCCACGACCATTGAAGCTGACGATGCGGTTATCAGAGCGGCCAAAGATCTATCCATTAAAGCTTTAAAGCTGGCATCATTCAACCGTGGTCAATTGTACGCTAACCAACAACTGAATCTGACAGCGGCACAAGCCAACACCCATCATTCAACGCTTTATGCCATAAATGGCATGACGATCAACACGACCGAACTCAATAACCAGGACGGCAAATGGATCAGTGGCGGTCATGTTGCAATATTCGCCAAATACTTTAATAACCAATACACCAATATTCAGGCTGAAAAAGACCTGACTATTGACAGTGAGCAGTTAGATAACCGTGAAGCAACCTTAATATCTTTCAAAAATCTGGCCATAAATACCCAGGATCTCGACAACACAAAAGCGCGAATTCAGGCAAGTAAAATTAGTATTAATGCCAATAACATCATCAACAGCGCTGCTCGATTTTTGGGTGTGCAATCTATTACCCTAAAATCCAACCAGTTAGATAATCAAAAAGCGCAATTATCCAGTCATGGCATCATTAATCTAACCAGCGATGTTATGGATAATCGATCGAGTGTGATTCAGGCTAAACAAGGCATTGAGATTAAAAGCAAGCAACTTAGCAGTGACCTTGCGCAGTATGTTTCTGAAGGTGATTTCACTATCAACAGTGAAAACGCCTCACTCAATCAAGCCTCGCTTGGCAGTAAAGGCAATATGCAAATTAATACACAGCACGTTTTAGCGTTACAAAATGCCCAACTGGTTGCTGAAAAAAATATGCAAATTCGCGCTGAGCAAATCAATACCACGGAAAGTGAAATTGGCGCACAAGGCAATATCGATGTTGACGCCTCAACGCTGATTAATAACCAGGCTAAATGGCAGGCGAAGCAGAATATCAACATTAACGCTAACCAATTTGATAACTCAGGGGCTCAACTTGTTTCAGATCAATCCATAACTATTCACAGCCAGCAACTGAATAATGATCAAGCGGCGTTGAGTGCTAAAGACAATATGACGATCGAGGCACAAACCGTCGAGAATGCCGAGGCTAAATTATTTAGCGGTCAATCAATTACCGTTGATTCAACTAAACTCAATAATCAAGACGCCGTGTTTAAAGCCGATAATGCAATAACGATCAATAATCAGGCGTTTAACAACGCTAATGCGACTTTAGTGGCAAATGCGGCCATAAAAATAGCCACCAAAGCACTGAATAATGCTAATGCAACATTACAATCGCAAACAGAAATTGCGGTCAAAGCCGATCAATTTGACAATCAGTCCGCCTTACTGCTTTCCGGTAAAAACGGTACCAATATTGAAAGCCAAACACTCAATAACCAACAAGCAAAAATATTAACGCAAGGCGATTTGACCATTAAGGCTGACGACATTGCCAACCAAAATGCCAAATTAGTGGCGGATAAAGCGATATCGATTCAAACCAATCAAATCAATAACCAACAAGCTGATTTACAAGCCAAAGGTAATATCGACATAAATGCTGAAACGCTTGATAATGAGTCGGCCAATGTGGTGTCGGAAAACACTATTACTTTCGATGTGGCAAATGGTATCAACAACCGTTTTGCTGAGCTGACCGCTAGTGGCGCCATTAAACTCGCTTCATTAAATGGTCATATTGAAAATCAACATGCCAAATTATTGTCTAATAACGGTATTTCATTACAGGCAATCAATATTGATAACCAATCCGCCTCGTTTAAAACCAATGGTCTTGTTGATATTAAGGCACAGCAAATTAATAACCGCCAATCTCACTATGTGGCAGAAAATATCCTGCTCGAAAGCAACGCTTTAAACAATCAGTTAGCCAGTTTAACCGCCAATAATAAAATTATTATTGATGCTAAGGACTTTGATAACGATCAAGGTTATTTACTCTCTGACAACTTATTGCTCAAAACAAAATCATTTCGTGGTAATGGTACGATTAAAACGAAAAATGATTTATCGCTTGAGTTAGAAGACAGTTTTGTTAATGACAGTGAAATTACCGCGAATGGTCACTTATCGATTAGCAGTGAACATGACATCATCAATAAAAACAAAATTACAGCCGGCAAACAAGTCAGCTTAAAAAGCCAACAACTTATCAATGAACAACAAGCAGAAATTAGTGCCGATTATCTGGCATTAAATCATCAAAATGCCACCAACTATGGCCTAATTAATGGCACAACCGCAATTATTGACAGTAACACATTAAATAACTTACAAACCGGTCGAATCTATGCCGATAATTTAGCCATTAACGCCATAACGCTGAATAATCGGGCACAAAATGGTACTGCGCCGGTCATTGCTGCCCGACAAAATTTTCATTTAGGGGTCAATACGCTCAATAACTATGCGCATGCTCAGTTATTGAGTCTGGGTGATTTTATTATTGGCGGCGAACTTGATGAACATTACAATGTAAAAGGTCAAGCCGAACTGATTGAAAACCATTCAGCAACCATTGAATCACACGGCAATTTATTGATTAATGCGAAGGTCATTAATAATATTAATGACCATATTGTCACTGAAATGCGCCAAAGTGACGAGCCTCCGGAACATGAACTTTATTTTCAAACGGCAGAGGGGGACGGCCAAACCAAATATTTACCTGAGGACGTACTTTTTCGCATATGGAATATTGATCTGTATTTTGAAGGTATTAAAGGTCTAGAAGGGTTTTATTGTGATAAAAAGGGGGGTCGATGCTACTATCGTTGGAACGACATTCCCGATTATATAAAACATAACCGTGAATCGATACTACAAAGGTTTAGTGCGAAATCTAAAGGCGTACACGCAATCGTAAACTCTTGGGAATATGATATATATAAACAGAAATATCATACGGTTTTGCTCGAAACAGATCCAAGTAAAATCACCGCCACCGGTAATATTACGATACAAGGACAAACGTTAAATAATCACGACAGTAAAATTATTGCCGGTAAAAATGTCAATATTAATGTCGATCAGTTAAACAATATCTCGCAAGAGGCTGTCACAAAATATGTTTATTCCGGGAAGTATTATCACCGTACTCATAAGCACAAAGATGACTATAGATGTTATGAGCGAGATTTTACAAAAGCCGATGAAGTCGTTATTGATAATGCATTAAATACGAATATTTTAGATCATCAAATATTTGAGCAGGCTCAATTAAACGATACCGCTCGTCAACCAACAACGGTTGAAAATACCCATCAACATGTTGATATTAATCAGCCTGTTCAAGATTCAGCTAAGCAACACGAAAAACAGATTGATAACCCGCATTTTGGGCACGATAATACCACGGCGGTTAACGCGACAATCGATAAACAGGAGGTTATCACCTCTGCAAATACCCCTGTCGATAATAATATTGATGACCATTTAAATCAGCAAAGCCAACAGGCGGATCATGCCGATTTAGCCACCGCCGATAAGGATATCACCCCGCCTAAAACTATCAGCATTTATGAGCCTAATTTAACCCTGCCGGATAACAGTTTATGGATCGTCAATAAAGATACCGATAAAAATTATATTATTGAAACCGACCCTAACTTTACTCAGCGTAAGAAATGGTTAAGTTCAGACTATATGTTAAGTCGCTTAAAAGCCGATCCGGACTCGGTGCTTAAGCGCTTAGGTGACGGTTATTATGAGCAACAACTGATTAAGGAACAAATCGTTGGTTTGACCGGTCATCGCTATTTGCAAGGCTATGAAAATGATTTAGCGCAGTATCAAGCCTTAATGGATGCCGGTATTAGCTTTGCTAATCAATACGGTATTGCGCCGGGGGTGGAGCTGTCTGCTGAGCAGATGAAAGCGTTAACCACTGATATGGTTTTGTTGGTGAAAAAGCAGGTGGTCATTAATAATCAAGCAATCGATGTTTTAGTGCCGCAGGTTTACATTGTTAACCGCACTGAGCTCAGCCATGACGGTGCGTTAATTGCCGGTGATAATGTCTTTATTAAAGGTCAGGCGCTTAATAGCAGTGGATTAATTAATGCGAAAAAAGATATTCAGTTATCCGGCAATAATGTCACCAATAGTGGCACGGTATTCGGTGAGCGGGTGGCAATCGATGCAAAAAATGATATTACCAATTACGGGAAGTTAGTCGGTGATAAGCTGGTTTATTTATCTGCCGATAATGATATCAATCTTCTGTCCAGTACCCGCACGCAAATCCGTGGTAATAATGTCACCACCAATATCGACCAGGCCAGTATCATTCAGGTGAATAATGGCAATATTGTTATCGATGCCGGGCATGATATTCATGCTAAAGCCGGCTGGATTATTAATAATGCGGAGACAGGCAATACGTCGTTGCACGCCGGTCATGATATTCGCTTTACTGCCGCTGAGATTGAAGAGAAGTTAGATTTAGGGGGCGGCAAACATTATCGTAAAAGCCATGAACACAATGTCGTTGGCAGTGAAATCAGTGCCGCCAATAATGTGACGTTAAGTGCCGGGCATGATATTGATGCCAAAACGGTCGATATTGCTGCCGGTAAGCAATTAGGGCTTTATGCCGATAATGATATCGCTATCGGGACGTCGTCTGAGCGATTTGAGTTAGATGAGTTCCATAAGAGTTCAAGCAAAGGCTTTTTAAATAAAACGACCACCACCACGCAGACGCAAATCGATAATACCACCGAAAAAGGCAGTCAGCTCTATGGCGATAGTGTCACTATTGCCGCCGGGAATAATTTAAGTGTCACCGGTAGTCAGGTGGTCGGTACTCACGATGTCAATCTGAAGGCGGGCAATAATATTGATATTGATGCCGCCGAGGAGTCTTATTACCGTAAACAAGAGACAAAGACGAAAAAATCCGGGCTGATGAGTAGCGGCGGTATCGGGGTGACCATTGGTCATGAGAAAGAAAATCTGAAACAGACCGATAGCGAGCAAGCCTATTTAGGCAGTACCGTCGGCAGCACTGAGGGTAATGTGAGCATTCAGGCCGGTAAGGATATTACCGTCAAAGGCAGTGATATTATTGCCAAGCAGGATGTGAACTTAACCGGTGAGAATGTGGCTATCGAGGCACTTGATGCCAAAACCACCTATAACGAGCAGTACACTTATGAGAAATCCGGACTGACCATTGCGTTAACCGGTACGGCAGCAGATATGTATGAAGCGGCCAAAGCGGTTGAGCGGGCGAAAGAGAAAGGCAATGATAAGTTATTAGCCCTGCAATCGATTAAATCTGCGCTGACCGCACTTGAAGCGATTGAAGATTTGCAGCTGCAAAATCAGCAAGGTCAAAAACAGGCATCAATCGGTGTCAGTGTGATGGTGGGCACGCAGCGCACTGAGCGGGAGGTCAATCAGGAGCAACATAATGTTATCAGTAGCGGGGTCTCTGCCGGGCAGAATATTCATATCACCGCAACCGGTGATGCAAATGAGCAAGGCGGGGATATCACCTTAAAAGGCAGTGAGGTGAAAGCCGGCAATGATATTAATCTGACCGCTAACCGGGATGTGAATGTGATTGGTGCGGTCAATACGCAGCACAGTGACCGGGATGAGAAAAGCTACGGCGGTGGCGTGGGCATTCAGCTTCAGTTTGGTGGCGATGAAAGTGGTCTGCGGTTTAAAGCCAACGGTAACTTTAGTCGGGAGCGGGAAAACGCTGACGGCAGTGCCTGGACCGAGAGTGTGATTGATGCTAAAAATCAACTCAATATCAAAACCGGTCATGATGTGAATGTGGTCGGTGGTCAGTTAAAAGGGGATACGGTGAAGATGAATGTGGGCAATAATCTTAACATTCAGTCACTGCAAGATACCGATAATTATGATTATGAAAAAATCAGTGCTTCAGTCAGCGGCACCGCCGGTTATGGTGGGGTGAGTGCGAACGGCTCGTTATCGGCCACGGAAATGGAAAGTAAATGGGCGAGTGTGACTGACCAGTCGGGTATCTTTGCCGGTAAAGGCGGCTATGATATTACGGTCGGCAATAACACGGACTTAAAAGGCGCGGTGATTGCCTCGAAAGCGGAAGATACCAGTAAAAACAAACTTGATACCGGCACTATCAGCTTCAGTGATATTAAAAATAAAGCTGACTTTAAAGTGACCCATGTTGCCATTAGTGGTGGCACGGCCGGTCCCGGTGCGCCAACGGCATTTAAAGACAGTGACAGTGACTCAAGCACCACCAAATCAGCGGTGGAAAAAGGCGAGTTAATCATCCGCAATCAGGACCAGCAAAAACAGGATATTAACGGCTTAAGCCGGGATACGGACAGTGCCAATAATCCGCTCAAACAGATTTTTGATAAGCAAAAAGAGCTGGATAAAATTGAGACGGTTGAGCTGATTAAAGATATTGCCCAACAGGCTAAAAGTGTGGTGAAGAAATATGACCGCATTGAGGCACAAAAAGAGGTGGATAAAAACAAGGATGCGTTAATCCGGGCGGAAGCAGAAAAGCAATATAAACATTTAAGTGATGAGGAAAAAGCGAAATACGCCTCATTTGAACAATATTATAGCGCAAATGAAGACTCCATTTATTACGCGCTGGTTGATACTCAGCTAAAAGCCAATAAAGATAAAAATCTGGGCACAATGGGCGGTAATGTCAGTAAAGGGATTGATACCGCTATGGCGATTGTAACCGGGGTGATCACCGGTGATATTGCCGGTAGTCTGGCGGGTGCCAGTGCGCCGTGGATTGCCGAGCAAATCAAACTGCATACCGGTCATCAAGATGAAAAAGGTAACTGGGTGACCGATGATATCGCCGGCAACTTAATTGCCCATGCGATACTTGGCGCCGTTGTTGCTGAGCTGCAAGGTGGCCCGTCGATTGCCGGTGGGGCCGGAGCGGTTGTCGGTGAGCTGGCGGCAAAACTGATTCGTGAGCAACTCTACGGTAAAGACGTTAAAGACTTAACCGAAGCCGAAAAACAAAACATCAGCGCCCTCGCCCAGCTGGCAGCCGGCCTGGCGATTGCCGCCGGTGGCGGTGATACCGGCGCTGCCGGTGCGGCAATTGCTGCCGGGAAGAATGCGGTTGAGAATAACTTGTTGAGTAATGAACGGGGCGTCGAAAAACTTGATAAAGAAAGTAAAGAACTCTATGAAAAAATTAAAGGTATTGTAGGTTATGATGAGGTGGATAAATTACAACTACAATATATAGGATGTAATGATAGCGAATGTAAAAATGATGCTTATAATACTTATATCCTAAAAGAACAAGAAGCTGGTCAAAAACTGGTTGATTTGTATAGATCTGGTGAATTAACTAAAGCAGATTATGAACAATTTGTAACATGGTATACTAATTCAATGCTTGCTGGCGTTGAGCAAGGTAAGGTTGATAATAAGTATGGTCATGCATTTATTGATTGGGATGTTTATGATGCATCATCAATGTTTTGGACACCAAGTGGATTAATTGGTAATCCATATCTTGACGAAATAAGAACTAGAATTTTACTAGATGAATGGCGCGCTAATGGCCTATCTGATACAGAAATTCAGGAAAAATTCCTTAAAGATAATGTATTAGGTGCGTTCGGCTCAGGTCCTGATATAAGTAATATTGCCTATCAAATTCGCAATAATGAATTAAGTCTTGATGATGGATTGATGTTAGCTTCGGCTGCTGCTTTTGGTAAGTTTACTGATGCAGCAAGTAAAGGGAAAAGTATTGAACAAACATTAAAGCCTGTAAAAAGTTGGGAACAAGCGAGGAACAATGCTTTAAATATTGTTGGTGATTTAGGTGTCGACTCAAAACCAGTTATAGGAAGACTTGAAATTAGTGCGGGTTATGGAAAAACAATTGGTCGACAATCAAACGACGGAAAAATAGGTTGGCGAGTTGACTTTGATCCTGAAAAAGGTACTCATATTAATATATGGGATTATTCTCAAGGTAAAGGTCCAGGTAAAGCTATCAAGCAAGTAATTCCATTTGATGGTAACGAAAAAACATTTGAAACAATATTAAAACAGCTAAATAGGTAA